One region of Cydia pomonella isolate Wapato2018A chromosome 25, ilCydPomo1, whole genome shotgun sequence genomic DNA includes:
- the LOC133531433 gene encoding U4/U6.U5 small nuclear ribonucleoprotein 27 kDa protein yields MGRSPSPRRREDRLDRRRNRDHDRDRDRERRRPRTRSRSRSLDRRRRSPDRRRSPSPARRRRSRSISPGPSSSFVAKKKTFGERPIVTPADLEGKSPEEQEMLKVMGFCGFDTTKGKKVEDNVEGEVHVVLKRKYRQYMNRKGGFNRPLDFVA; encoded by the coding sequence ATGGGTCGGTCGCCAAGTCCAAGGCGGCGGGAAGATAGGTTAGATCGGCGGAGAAACAGAGATCACGACCGGGACCGGGACCGCGAGAGGCGAAGACCGCGCACGCGATCCAGGTCTCGCTCCCTAGACCGCAGACGACGCTCCCCGGACCGCAGAAGGTCGCCCTCGCCCGCTAGACGACGCCGTTCGCGTTCGATCTCTCCAGGGCCGTCTTCGTCTTTTGTAGCTAAAAAGAAGACTTTTGGGGAGCGGCCGATCGTCACCCCTGCTGATTTGGAGGGAAAATCTCCTGAGGAACAAGAAATGTTGAAAGTTATGGGCTTTTGCGGCTTCGACACGACAAAAGGTAAGAAAGTCGAAGATAATGTTGAAGGTGAAGTCCACGTTGTTTTAAAACGAAAATACCGACAGTACATGAATAGGAAAGGAGGTTTCAATCGACCGTTGGACTTTGTCGCGTAG